One genomic segment of Drosophila melanogaster chromosome 3L includes these proteins:
- the CG10064 gene encoding uncharacterized protein has translation MGDSHDVCRQLLPRAIFGINGKVENGVRQHPVTGSIIFALGNKIGIADYKKNTQEFVAGHTNTISCLDLSKSGKYMASGQINHMGFRGYVIIWNYDQRKEIARHDLHKVSVQAICFTAQDRCVVSIGGVDDGSVIVFDMEAFSPICQTPASRAISGNALTVRPLHNNPYFFVTAGDRHLRLWSILREEKKLYVQDVLMASKTRVFYCARINKTDEFAYLGTGTGDIVKIVLNCCDRDHVSKQGSTSCILGAFGTHNPRKPTGRDCNRYVNGVRALYVLEGGRLLIGAGNGDIELVEERTDVPLINFRDYPGPTWPYLRTLKKTHVSGRISSFVRSKTDMFYICTDTNEIYGLNIKTWVLKLLRTCHTKSVYCITFPKNYSGVFATSGKECIRIWSSGRKQELLRIMVYNFNCACVRFTHDGTSIVSVWNDGIIRAFTPITGRLIYAIPNAHNKGCSALAVASSGRLIVTGGIEGQVRVWKIDPYRQDLVGVLKDHSGPITSLDINYLDTEVISACTDGSCVIWDIKRMTRKQVVTANTQFMSASYFPTGVQVITCGSDGRIIYWMVYNGALIRELTASKKSSVNCLAINETGDYFITVGSDLQVKLWDYNSGAVVGIGSEHASSVISCAYSPCMTMFVTGSTDGSLIIWDVPRDFWGRPNPPDVTKYSLPKTSSKTRMSDVPSRVNSGTNLKTTKGENIDGLLKATPKDDLCCVECPPCAKKDTKGVDPYAECGIVPDVRKC, from the exons ATGGGAGACTCGCACGATGTCTGCAGGCAGCTGCTGCCGCGCGCAATCTTCGGCATCAATGGCAAGGTGGAGAATGGAGTGCGCCAGCATCCGGTCACGGGATCCATCATCTTTGCGCTGGGCAACAAAATCGGCATCGCCGACTACAAGAAGAATACGCAGGAGTTTGTGGCCGGACACACGAACACCATATCGTGCCTGGATCTCAGCAAGAGTGGCAAATACATGGCCTCCGGTCAGATCAATCACATGGGCTTCCGCGGCTATGTGATCATCTGGAATTACGATCAGCGCAAGGAGATCGCTCGCCACGATCTGCACAAGGTATCTGTGCAGGCCATCTGCTTTACTGCCCAGGATAGATGCGTTGTGTCCATCGGTGGCGTGGATGATGGTTCCGTAATTGTCTTCGACATGGAGGCATT CTCTCCCATTTGCCAAACACCCGCATCGAGGGCCATCTCTGGAAATGCCTTGACTGTCCGGCCGTTGCACAACAATCCCTACTTCTTTGTGACCGCCGGCGATCGCCATCTGCGTCTGTGGAGCATCCTGCGTGAGGAGAAGAAGCTGTACGTACAGGATGTCCTAATGGCCAGCAAGACACGGGTTTTCTACTGTGCGCGCATCAATAAGACGGATGAGTTTGCCTATCTGGGCACCGGAACTGGGGACATTGTAAAGATCGTGCTCAACTGCTGCGATCGTGATCATGTGAGCAAACAAGGCTCAACCAGCTGCATCCTCGGAGCCTTCGGCACCCACAATCCCAGGAAGCCAACGGGCAGGGACTGCAATCGTTATGTGAATGGTGTGCGTGCACTGTATGTCCTGGAAGGCGGACGTCTGCTGATTGGAGCGGGAAATGGTGATATAGAGCTGGTGGAGGAGCGTACCGATGTGCCGCTCATTAACTTTCGCGATTATCCCGGACCCACATGGCCATATTTGCGCACCCTGAAAAAGACGCACGTTTCGGGCAGAATCTCGTCCTTTGTGCGCTCGAAAACGGACATGTTTTACATCTGCACGGACACCAACGAGATCTATGGGCTGAATATCAAGACTTGGGTGCTCAAGCTGCTGCGAACGTGCCACACCAAATCGGTCTACTGCATCACGTTTCCCAA gAACTACTCTGGTGTCTTTGCCACGTCGGGCAAGGAGTGCATCCGCATCTGGTCGTCTGGTCGCAAGCAGGAGCTGCTCCGCATCATGGTTTACAACTTCAACTGCGCCTGCGTGCGCTTTACCCACGATGGCACTAGCATAGTCTCCGTTTGGAACGATGGCATCATTCGCGCCTTCACTCCCATCACCGGTAGACTCATCTACGCCATACCCAACGCGCACAACAAAG GTTGCAGTGCATTGGCCGTGGCCTCGTCGGGTCGCTTGATCGTCACTGGCGGCATCGAGGGACAGGTGAGGGTGTGGAAGATCGATCCGTATCGCCAGGATCTCGTCGGCGTGCTGAAGGATCACTCGGGGCCCATAACCTCGCTGGATATCAACTATCTCGACACCGAAGTGATCTCCGCCTGCACCGATGGCTCTTGTGTAATCTGGGACATTAA ACGCATGACCCGCAAACAAGTGGTGACCGCTAATACGCAGTTCATGTCCGCATCCTACTTCCCAACTGGAGTGCAAGTGATCACCTGCGGCTCGGACGGCAGAATCATCTACTGGATGGTGTACAATGGAGCGTTGATCAGGGAACTAACTGCGTCCAAGAAATCGTCGGTCAACTGCTTGGCCATCAACGAAACGGGTGACTACTTCATCACCGTGGGCAGCGATCTGCAGGTGAAGCTGTGGGACTACAACAGTGGTGCTGTGGTGGGCATCGGATCGGAGCACGCCTCCTCCGTGATCAGTTGTGCGTACAGTCCCTGCATGACCATGTTTGTCACCGGCAGCACGGACGGATCGCTGATCATATGGGATGTGCCGCGTGACTTCTGGGGCAGGCCCAATCCGCCGGATGTCACCAAGTATTCGCTACCAAAGACATCGTCCAAAACCAGGATGAGTGACGTGCCGTCGCGGGTGAACTCGGGCACCAATCTAAAGACGACCAAGGGCGAGAACATCGATGGCCTGCTGAAGGCCACTCCCAAGGACGATCTCTGCTGCGTGGAGTGCCCGCCGTGCGCCAAAAAGGATACCAAGGGCGTGGATCCCTATGCCGAGTGCGGAATCGTTCCCGATGTCCGCAAGTGCTGA